One genomic window of Bacillus mycoides includes the following:
- a CDS encoding FMN-dependent NADH-azoreductase yields the protein MGLFSSLFGKKEENTKVEENKTMSKVLFVKANDRPAEQAISSKMYETFVSAYKEANPNTEITELDLFALDLPYYGNIAISGGYKRSQGMEITAEEEKAVATVDKYLNQFLEAEKVVFAFPLWNFTVPAPLITYISYLSQAGKTFKYTANGPEGLAGDKKVVVLGARGSDYSSEQMAPMEMAVNYVTNVLGFWGITNPETVVIEGHNQYPDRSQQIVEEGLENVKKVAVKF from the coding sequence ATGGGATTATTTAGCTCATTATTTGGTAAAAAAGAAGAAAATACAAAAGTAGAGGAGAATAAAACTATGTCAAAAGTATTATTTGTAAAAGCGAACGATCGTCCAGCGGAGCAAGCAATTAGTTCAAAAATGTATGAAACATTTGTAAGTGCTTATAAGGAAGCAAATCCGAATACAGAAATTACGGAGTTAGATTTATTTGCATTAGATCTTCCGTATTACGGAAATATCGCTATTTCGGGTGGATATAAACGTAGTCAAGGAATGGAGATAACAGCTGAAGAAGAGAAGGCAGTTGCTACAGTAGATAAATATTTAAATCAATTTTTAGAGGCTGAAAAGGTTGTATTTGCGTTCCCATTATGGAACTTTACAGTACCAGCACCATTAATTACGTATATTTCATATCTTTCTCAAGCTGGAAAAACGTTTAAATATACAGCGAACGGTCCAGAAGGTTTAGCTGGTGATAAGAAAGTAGTTGTTTTAGGCGCTCGTGGTTCAGATTACTCTTCTGAACAAATGGCTCCTATGGAAATGGCTGTTAATTACGTTACAAACGTACTTGGGTTCTGGGGAATTACCAATCCAGAGACAGTTGTAATTGAAGGACACAATCAATATCCAGATCGCTCA